The DNA window gctttttaaaaaagcaaacatattACTCCAGTTCCCTTTTTAGATCATGCTTTTCAAGTTACCAAGAGATAGTGTTTCAGTCTGTTACTGTGCAGTCGATCTGTGCTTTATATGCATATCGTAGAGATTTTACTTTTTCCCTGATTTTAGTGCTTATGCTTGTAGTGTAGTATTTGAGAAAAGTGTGAACAGACAAGGCACCTGAGATTTAACTTTTCAAGAGCCTTGTCATTTCAATGGTGTATCTCAGATTACAAGTAGTCTGAGCCTTTGTTGTAATGCACAGTATACAATAGGTCTTTTCTCATAAAAATATGCCTTAAGAtactatttttttaacaaactggatgaaagtttgacatcTGAACACTGTTTTGTGAAGAAATGTATGTCTGGGGAAGAGGAGCTGCCTAATGGATCATGGCTCTGATGTTCACGGGGCATACTCTATTTCTAGCATTAATGGTGTTTGATGTCTTCACTTTTGAAGAATCTGTAAGCAATTACTCTGATTGGGTGACTTTCATAGAAAATGTAGATCAATATGAAAAACAGCAACTTGAAGGTCTTAGTGCTGAGCAGAAGCTGAAAAGAACAGTTCTTCATCCAAGCTTGTATTTCGACCCTCAGGATGTTCAGGCACTGAGGCAAAAGGCTCGTACAAGCCATTTGCAtctcttcagagccatcagaaGTGCAGTGATGGTTATGCTGTCCAACCCTTTGTACTACCTACCTCCACCCAAGCACATTGATTTTGCGGCCAAGTGGAATGAGATTTATGGCAACAACCTGCCCCCTCTGGCATTCTACTGTTTGCTGTGCCCCGAAGATAAAGCTGCGTTTGATTTTGCCCTAGAGTATATGGATAGAATGGCTGGCTACAAAAACTGGTTGGTTGAGAATGCTCCTGGAGATGAAGTGCCACTCGGACACTCCCTGACAGGATTTGCCACTGCTTTTGACTTCTTGTATAATTCACTGGAAAATGAGAGAAGGCAAAAATACCTGGAGAAGATATGGTCCGTAAGCGAGGAGATGTATGAGTACTCCAAGGTTCGTTCCTGGGGAAAGCAGCTTCTCCATAATCACCAAGCAACCAATATGCTTGCTCTGCTTATTGGGGCTTTAGTTGCCGGAGTGGACAAAGGATCTCAGGCGAATATTTGGAAACACGCTGTGGTTGATGTGATGGAGAAAACGATGTTTCTCCTCAATCATATTGTGGATGGGTCTCTGGATGAGGGAGTAGCTTATGGGAGTTACACAGCCAAGTCAGTAACACAGTATGTTTTCCTGGCCCAGCGCCACTTCGGCATTAACAACTTGGAGAATAACTGGCTAAAAATGCACTTTTGGTTTTACTATGCCACCCTACTGCCAGGTTTCCAGAGGACTGTGGGTGTTGCAGATTCTAATTACAACTGGTTTTATGGTCCTGAGAGCCAACTGGTTTTCTTGGATAAGTTCATCATGAAGAATGGAGCTGGTAACTGGCTGGCACAGCAAATTAGAAAACACAGACCCAAGGATGGGCCAATGGTGCCATCCACTGCACAGAGGTGGAGTACATTACATACAGAATTTATATGGTATGCTGCTGAAATCACTCCTCAGCCACCTCCTGACTATGGTACTGCTAAAATGCATGTGTTTCCCAACTGGGGAGTTGTTACTTACGGGGCTGGATTGCCAAACAGTCAGACAAACACTTTTGTATCCTTCAAATCTGGGAAACTCGGTGGGCGTGCTGTCTATGATATTGTTCACTTTCGGCCCTACAGATGGATTGATGGGTGGAGAAGTTTCAATCCGGGACATGAACATCCCGATCAGAACTCCTTCACTTTTGCTCCCAATGGACAGGTGTTTGTATCTGAGGCTCTTTACGGACCTAAACTCAGCCACCTGAACAATGTCTTGGTGTTTGCTCCATCTCCTACAAGCCAGTGCAACCAGCCTTGGGAAGGACAGCTTGGTGAGTGTGCCCAGTGGCTGAAGTGGATTGGTGACGAGGTTGGAGACTCAACTGGAGAAATTATAACAGCCTCGCAGGCTGGCGACATGATGTTTGTGAGTGGTGAGGCAGTATCTGCTTACACATCAGCAATGAAATTGAAAAGTGTGTATCGCGTTTTGCTGCTCTTAAACTCTCAGACATTGTTAGTGGTTGACCATATCGAGAAGGAGGAAGACTCTCCCGTTGATTCAGTCAGTGCCTTTTTTCATAATCTTGACATTGATTTTAAATACATACCCTATAAGTTTAAGAACAAGTACAATGGAGCTATGATGGATGTGTGGGATGCCCACTACAAGATGTTTTGGTTTGATCATCGTGGGAGTAGTCCTGTTGCTAGGATACAGGAGGCTGAACAAGCTGCTGAATTCAAAAAGCGATGGACTCAGTTTGTAAATGTTACCTTTCCAATGAAAAACACGCTTACAAGGATTGTTTACCTTTTCTATGGCCCATATGTCAATGTTTCTAACTGTAGACTCATGGATAATGCAAAATCTGGATTTCAGATTTCGCTCAGTGTCAACAACACTGAAAATACCATCTCTGTTGTGACTGAGTATCAGAATTTAAAGGCAAGGTTTGATTACTTGGGATTTGGTGGTTTTGCTAAAGTAGTTAATGGGAATAAAGTGACCAAGTTTGGTCTTGGTACTGAATCTGTgaaaaaagatataaaaaataataggGTAGTTTTCCCATTTGGATTCAAAGTGAACATAATTGCAGGGTTAATTTTGGGCGTCAGTTTGGTCATACTGGCTTTTCAGTGGCGGTTTTACATATCCTTTGGCAAAATGTTGCGTTGGATCCTGATCCTGGTTGTTACACTGTGGCTTATTGAATTGGTGGATGTGTGGAGCATGTGTACTCAGCCCATCTGTGCAAAGTGGAGCACTGACATGGCAAGGCTAGAACGTGATAAAGGCAATAAAGCCAAACAATTAGAAGGAAACCCTGTCGTTTTGCCAGATGTTATCATTACTTCACTTCCCACTTCTGGTgcagaaattttaaaacagcTGTTTTTCAACACCAGTGACTTTTTATACATCAGGATACCTACACCCTATCTTGAAATTCCTGAGACTGAATTTGAAATTGATTCCTTTGTAGATCCATGTGAATGGAAGGTTTCTGATGTCCAGAATGGTAATTTTCGTCTTATCCAAGGGTGGCTCCAGTCTCTAGTTCAAGACACGAAGTTGCATTTACAAAACATTCATTTATATGAAGCTAGCAGAAGTAAAATTGCTCAGCATTCTGCATTaagcaaagacaaaaagaaaaggtcCAAAAAGAGAGAATCCCTGTTAGAGCAAAGAAGCAGGGCAAGAGGAAGTCAAGAAAAAGATGCTGAATATATTAGGGAACTGAGAAGACACCTTGTCTATTATCCTAATGCACGACCTGTGCTTAGTTTAACCAGTGGGAGCTGGACATTAAAGCTTCCCTTCTTTCAGGAAATCTTAGGGCCATCAATGAGAGCTTTATATGTAGTGAGGGACCCACGGGCATGGGTCTATTCAATGCTGTACAAAAATAAGCCGAGCCTTTACTCCTTGAAAAATATTCCACAACGCTTGGCTACAATGTTTAAAGGGGAGAATGGTAAAGGAACATGTAGTTTAAATGAAGGCTATGCCTCTGAGTTTGAATcactgagaaaagaaatttcaaattcTAATTCAAATGCTATTTCTGTGTTGTCCTATTTATGGCtagcaaacacagcagcagcgaTGAGGATAAACAGGGACTTGCTGCCAACAAATTATCAGCTGGTCAAGTTTGAAGATATTGTGAGCTTTCCTCAGAAGACTGCTGAAAAAATTTTTGCCTTTCTTGGtattcctcttcctcctgctagCTTAAACCAAATATTATTTGCCACCTCCACCAGTCTTTTCTATATTCCCTATGAAGGGGAGATTTCACCGAGTAGCATTCATGCCTGGAAACAAAACATGCCCCATGAAGAGATTAGACAGATTGAAGATATCTGTTGTTCACTGATGGACCACTTAGGATACCCAAAGTTTATAGAATAAATGCTGCTGGTCAGCAGAAATTTGCACTAATGATCTCTGAGTCCCAATTTGTGGATAAATATTAGATAAGTTTGTTTATTCTTGTAAAATGTGTACAGTCTGCTACTTTCAGAGagattattttaagaaaaatgtaaCTGTTCTTGAAACTgtggaagggttttttttgttttgattttgtttactTTAAGAAGATATTGTAACTATTTTTGTGGCCTTTTGAAAAAAGCTGTGTGAACCTTTGCAGAAGCACCAGCTGGGGCCTCTATAGCTCAGGGGA is part of the Ammospiza nelsoni isolate bAmmNel1 chromosome 1, bAmmNel1.pri, whole genome shotgun sequence genome and encodes:
- the DSEL gene encoding dermatan-sulfate epimerase-like protein → MALMFTGHTLFLALMVFDVFTFEESVSNYSDWVTFIENVDQYEKQQLEGLSAEQKLKRTVLHPSLYFDPQDVQALRQKARTSHLHLFRAIRSAVMVMLSNPLYYLPPPKHIDFAAKWNEIYGNNLPPLAFYCLLCPEDKAAFDFALEYMDRMAGYKNWLVENAPGDEVPLGHSLTGFATAFDFLYNSLENERRQKYLEKIWSVSEEMYEYSKVRSWGKQLLHNHQATNMLALLIGALVAGVDKGSQANIWKHAVVDVMEKTMFLLNHIVDGSLDEGVAYGSYTAKSVTQYVFLAQRHFGINNLENNWLKMHFWFYYATLLPGFQRTVGVADSNYNWFYGPESQLVFLDKFIMKNGAGNWLAQQIRKHRPKDGPMVPSTAQRWSTLHTEFIWYAAEITPQPPPDYGTAKMHVFPNWGVVTYGAGLPNSQTNTFVSFKSGKLGGRAVYDIVHFRPYRWIDGWRSFNPGHEHPDQNSFTFAPNGQVFVSEALYGPKLSHLNNVLVFAPSPTSQCNQPWEGQLGECAQWLKWIGDEVGDSTGEIITASQAGDMMFVSGEAVSAYTSAMKLKSVYRVLLLLNSQTLLVVDHIEKEEDSPVDSVSAFFHNLDIDFKYIPYKFKNKYNGAMMDVWDAHYKMFWFDHRGSSPVARIQEAEQAAEFKKRWTQFVNVTFPMKNTLTRIVYLFYGPYVNVSNCRLMDNAKSGFQISLSVNNTENTISVVTEYQNLKARFDYLGFGGFAKVVNGNKVTKFGLGTESVKKDIKNNRVVFPFGFKVNIIAGLILGVSLVILAFQWRFYISFGKMLRWILILVVTLWLIELVDVWSMCTQPICAKWSTDMARLERDKGNKAKQLEGNPVVLPDVIITSLPTSGAEILKQLFFNTSDFLYIRIPTPYLEIPETEFEIDSFVDPCEWKVSDVQNGNFRLIQGWLQSLVQDTKLHLQNIHLYEASRSKIAQHSALSKDKKKRSKKRESLLEQRSRARGSQEKDAEYIRELRRHLVYYPNARPVLSLTSGSWTLKLPFFQEILGPSMRALYVVRDPRAWVYSMLYKNKPSLYSLKNIPQRLATMFKGENGKGTCSLNEGYASEFESLRKEISNSNSNAISVLSYLWLANTAAAMRINRDLLPTNYQLVKFEDIVSFPQKTAEKIFAFLGIPLPPASLNQILFATSTSLFYIPYEGEISPSSIHAWKQNMPHEEIRQIEDICCSLMDHLGYPKFIE